A single Phytohabitans houttuyneae DNA region contains:
- a CDS encoding ABC transporter substrate-binding protein — MKRTLGRRTALRSLAGALAATLVLAVAACGGDDGGGGTDAAEAGPNGVDDGSELTLWTRAPLEKQAKLLVDAYNASHQNKVSLTVVPNDDYVAKVGAAAGSGGLPDLFAADIVYVPNWVSQGLFQDLSANINGLAFKDQINKGHLSAGTLDGKPHVLPFVLDLSMLFWNKQLFKDAGLDPEKAPATLAEYADAAKKIQGLKKDGVYGTATGLNCGGCLVFTWFPSIWASGGEVMSEDGKESKLADDAAKQVYSTWADLWKSGAVLPSSAGETGPTWTAGFTEGKVGLMFYPATLLSSTPFDVGVAGIPGPSGGASTFVGGDGIGVSKDSKKAAQAWNFLSWMMSEDAQVEVLAKNKDVVARADLANNRYAATDPRLVTINEVAGKGDTPVALNFQQAFNAPNSPWLTLVRNQVLNAKGDVTKDNGEITAVLQQ, encoded by the coding sequence ATGAAACGAACCTTGGGCCGGCGGACCGCCCTGCGGTCACTGGCCGGGGCCCTCGCGGCGACGCTGGTGCTCGCCGTGGCGGCGTGCGGTGGCGACGACGGTGGTGGCGGTACGGACGCGGCCGAAGCCGGGCCCAACGGCGTCGACGACGGCAGCGAGCTCACCCTCTGGACCCGCGCGCCGCTGGAGAAGCAGGCGAAGCTGCTCGTCGACGCGTACAACGCCAGCCACCAGAACAAGGTCAGCCTGACCGTGGTACCCAACGACGACTACGTGGCGAAGGTGGGCGCGGCGGCCGGCTCCGGCGGGCTGCCGGACCTGTTCGCGGCGGACATCGTCTACGTGCCGAACTGGGTGAGCCAGGGCCTGTTCCAGGACCTCAGCGCGAACATCAACGGCCTGGCGTTCAAGGACCAGATCAACAAGGGTCACCTGTCGGCCGGCACGCTCGACGGCAAGCCGCACGTGCTGCCGTTCGTCCTGGACCTGTCGATGCTGTTCTGGAACAAGCAGCTGTTCAAGGACGCCGGGCTGGACCCGGAGAAGGCGCCCGCGACGCTCGCCGAGTACGCGGACGCCGCCAAGAAGATCCAGGGCCTGAAGAAGGACGGCGTCTACGGCACGGCGACCGGCCTCAACTGCGGCGGATGCCTGGTCTTCACCTGGTTCCCCTCGATCTGGGCCAGCGGCGGCGAGGTCATGAGCGAGGACGGCAAGGAGTCCAAGCTCGCCGACGACGCCGCCAAGCAGGTGTACAGCACCTGGGCGGACCTGTGGAAGTCCGGCGCGGTGCTGCCGTCCTCGGCGGGCGAGACCGGCCCGACCTGGACGGCGGGCTTCACCGAGGGCAAGGTCGGCCTGATGTTCTACCCGGCCACGCTGCTGTCCTCGACCCCGTTCGACGTCGGCGTCGCGGGCATCCCCGGCCCGTCCGGCGGCGCGTCCACCTTCGTCGGCGGCGACGGCATCGGCGTCTCCAAGGACTCCAAGAAGGCCGCGCAGGCCTGGAACTTCTTGAGCTGGATGATGTCCGAGGACGCCCAGGTCGAGGTGCTGGCGAAGAACAAGGACGTGGTCGCGCGCGCCGACCTCGCCAACAACAGGTACGCCGCGACCGACCCGCGCCTGGTCACCATCAACGAGGTGGCCGGCAAGGGGGACACCCCGGTCGCGCTGAACTTCCAGCAGGCGTTCAACGCGCCGAACAGCCCGTGGCTGACACTGGTGCGCAACCAGGTGCTCAACGCCAAGGGTGACGTCACGAAGGACAACGGCGAGATCACCGCCGTGCTCCAGCAGTAG
- a CDS encoding carbohydrate ABC transporter permease, producing the protein MSVTAPTRPPQTPPRGRARPRGRHGLLGWLYATPTAVFVVALFVVPLGLVVKMSVSRWPLLTGDQGFNAPDNFDKAVNHRFFTDSVVFTVKYTVLATVLLLVLGLGLALLVQESSRWNNLLRASFLIPSALGLASASLLFYVFYSPFASPLKPLMDSWGFTFLGSPTAALLSTTFLIVWRYAGFYMVLMLVGLQGIPADVFEAARSDGATRWQTFWRVTLPLLRPTLALTTVLCVTGSLLAFEQFYILTKGGPDNSTITVVQLIYSVAFQGQNDLGVAAAISVIVLLALILINALQLRAFRSEES; encoded by the coding sequence ATGAGCGTCACTGCGCCGACGCGGCCGCCGCAGACGCCGCCGCGGGGCCGCGCGCGCCCCAGAGGCCGGCACGGCCTGCTCGGCTGGCTCTACGCGACACCGACCGCGGTGTTCGTGGTGGCACTGTTCGTGGTGCCGCTGGGGCTGGTCGTCAAGATGTCCGTGTCGAGGTGGCCGCTGCTCACCGGCGACCAAGGGTTCAACGCTCCGGACAACTTCGACAAGGCGGTCAACCACCGCTTCTTCACCGACTCGGTGGTCTTCACCGTCAAGTACACGGTGCTGGCGACGGTACTGCTGCTGGTCCTGGGTCTGGGTCTGGCCCTGCTGGTGCAGGAGTCGAGCCGGTGGAACAACCTGCTGCGCGCCTCGTTCCTCATCCCCAGCGCGCTCGGCCTGGCCTCGGCGTCGCTGCTGTTCTACGTGTTCTACTCGCCGTTCGCCAGCCCGCTGAAGCCGCTGATGGACAGCTGGGGCTTCACCTTCCTCGGCTCGCCGACCGCGGCGCTGCTGTCCACGACGTTCCTGATCGTCTGGCGGTACGCCGGCTTCTACATGGTCCTCATGCTCGTCGGTCTGCAGGGCATCCCGGCCGACGTGTTCGAGGCGGCCCGCTCGGACGGCGCCACCCGCTGGCAGACCTTCTGGCGGGTCACGCTGCCGCTGCTGCGCCCCACGCTGGCGCTGACCACCGTGCTGTGCGTGACCGGCTCGCTGCTGGCGTTCGAGCAGTTCTACATCCTGACCAAGGGCGGCCCGGACAACAGCACGATCACGGTCGTCCAGCTCATCTACTCGGTGGCGTTCCAGGGCCAGAACGACCTCGGCGTCGCCGCGGCCATCTCCGTCATCGTGCTGCTCGCCCTGATCCTCATCAACGCGTTGCAACTGCGCGCCTTCCGGTCCGAGGAGAGCTGA
- a CDS encoding carbohydrate ABC transporter permease, protein MAVMSHSTSTTGEGTRPPAGAPAGRRKPRGVTVYGVALRMPYWVFTGAVALIFLAPLVWTAVASVSPQAGTNQTEGWGFGNYETLANYQAGIWRYLFNSAFVSLLTVLLTLVISLLGGYAFARFRFPGRNFLFLLTLAILMVPYATLLIPLYVLLNEVGLENSLVGVALVLTMFQLPFSTFLMRISFEAVPRELDEAATVDGCSTWGALWRVLLPAVKPGLITVGLFSFLAAWNDFMAPLILINDSERMTLPLAVSNLRGQVQGVVDYGATEAGVVILALPCIVLFLLLQRHYVRGFMSGALKG, encoded by the coding sequence ATGGCCGTCATGTCGCATTCGACCTCGACCACCGGCGAAGGCACCCGGCCGCCCGCCGGCGCACCGGCCGGCCGCCGCAAGCCGCGGGGCGTCACGGTCTACGGCGTCGCGCTGCGCATGCCGTACTGGGTCTTCACCGGCGCGGTCGCGCTGATCTTCCTGGCCCCGCTCGTCTGGACCGCGGTCGCCTCCGTCTCCCCGCAGGCCGGCACCAACCAGACCGAGGGCTGGGGCTTCGGCAACTACGAGACGCTCGCCAACTACCAGGCCGGCATCTGGCGGTACCTGTTCAACTCGGCGTTCGTCTCGCTGCTCACCGTGCTGCTGACGCTGGTCATCTCGCTGCTGGGCGGCTACGCCTTCGCGCGGTTCCGCTTCCCCGGGCGCAACTTCCTGTTCCTGCTCACGCTCGCGATCCTCATGGTCCCGTACGCGACCCTGCTGATCCCGCTCTACGTCCTGCTCAACGAGGTGGGGCTGGAAAACTCGCTGGTCGGCGTCGCGCTCGTGCTCACGATGTTCCAGCTGCCCTTCTCCACGTTCCTGATGCGCATCTCCTTCGAGGCGGTGCCGCGCGAGCTCGACGAGGCCGCGACGGTCGACGGCTGCTCGACGTGGGGCGCGTTGTGGCGGGTGCTGCTGCCGGCGGTGAAGCCGGGCCTGATCACCGTCGGGCTGTTCTCGTTCCTCGCCGCGTGGAACGACTTCATGGCACCGCTGATCCTCATCAACGACTCGGAGCGCATGACGCTCCCGCTCGCGGTGTCCAACCTGCGTGGCCAGGTGCAAGGTGTCGTCGACTACGGAGCGACCGAAGCGGGCGTCGTCATCCTCGCCCTGCCGTGCATCGTCCTGTTCCTCCTGCTTCAACGACACTACGTGCGCGGCTTCATGTCCGGCGCGCTGAAAGGCTGA
- a CDS encoding glycoside hydrolase family 127 protein, giving the protein MKATASAAAPVLPARGRLRPLGLGDVRITGGFWAERQSVNAEASLAHIEHWLEREGWIRNFDLAAGGGDLAADRRGREFSDSEVYKYLEAVAWEIGRSGDERLESRFRAIVARVGAAQEADGYLNTKFGRAGQAARWTDLEWGHEIYCVGHLLHAAVARARTRPGADDGLLEIARRAADNICDTFGPDGIDGVCGHPGIETALVELGRVTEDDRYLAQAALFVDRRGHGRLSDVEYGREYFQDETPVREATVLRGHAVRANYLAAGAVDVAVELKDASLLDAVRTQWTNAVTRRTYVTGGQGSRHQDEAFGGDWMLPPDRAYSETCAGIGSVMLAWRLLLADGDPRYADLIERTLFNVVSTSPAADGRSFFYANTLHRRELGTLPDADRPSLRAAASLRAPWFEVSCCPTNVARTLASLTAYVATADDEGLQLHQYVPGAVRHRRADGRELCVTIETDYPRDGEIRVRVDSDDDQPWALSLRVPGWAGKGATIIVDGQTRPVAPGVVTERRTWRRGDEVVLCLPMAPRFTYPDPRIDAVRGCVAVERGPVVFALESVDVPGVGTVDELRVDTSEPPRLADGRVTVRCHQVRPHDHTWPYRTDPAEARPAAGAELDAVPLVEYHAWANRGPSTMRVWIPTTHEARHPC; this is encoded by the coding sequence ATGAAAGCCACCGCATCCGCGGCCGCACCCGTCCTGCCGGCCCGTGGCCGGCTCCGGCCGCTCGGACTCGGCGACGTCCGGATCACCGGCGGGTTCTGGGCCGAGCGGCAGTCGGTCAACGCCGAAGCGAGCCTCGCGCACATCGAGCACTGGCTGGAACGCGAAGGCTGGATCCGCAACTTCGACCTCGCCGCGGGCGGGGGCGACCTCGCCGCCGACCGGCGCGGGCGCGAGTTCTCCGACTCCGAGGTCTACAAGTACCTCGAAGCGGTCGCGTGGGAGATCGGCCGCAGCGGCGACGAGCGGCTCGAGTCGCGGTTCCGGGCGATCGTGGCCCGGGTGGGGGCGGCGCAGGAGGCCGACGGCTACCTGAACACCAAGTTCGGCCGGGCGGGGCAGGCGGCGCGCTGGACCGACCTGGAGTGGGGTCACGAGATCTACTGCGTCGGGCACCTGCTCCACGCCGCCGTCGCCCGCGCCCGCACCCGGCCCGGCGCCGACGACGGCCTGCTGGAGATCGCCCGCCGGGCCGCCGACAACATCTGCGACACGTTCGGCCCGGACGGCATCGACGGCGTCTGCGGCCACCCCGGGATCGAGACCGCGCTGGTCGAGCTCGGCCGGGTCACCGAGGACGACCGGTACCTCGCGCAGGCCGCGCTCTTCGTCGACCGCCGCGGCCACGGGCGGCTCAGCGACGTGGAGTACGGCCGGGAGTACTTCCAGGACGAGACACCGGTGCGCGAGGCGACCGTCCTGCGTGGACACGCGGTGCGCGCCAACTACCTCGCCGCCGGCGCGGTGGACGTCGCCGTCGAGCTGAAGGACGCCAGCCTGCTGGACGCCGTCCGTACACAGTGGACCAACGCGGTCACGCGGCGCACGTACGTCACCGGCGGGCAGGGCTCGCGCCACCAGGACGAGGCGTTCGGCGGCGACTGGATGCTGCCGCCGGACCGGGCGTACTCGGAGACCTGCGCGGGCATCGGCTCGGTGATGCTGGCGTGGCGGCTGCTGCTGGCCGACGGCGACCCGCGCTACGCCGACCTCATCGAGCGGACGCTCTTCAACGTGGTCTCGACCTCGCCCGCGGCCGACGGGCGCAGCTTCTTCTACGCCAACACGCTGCACCGCCGCGAGCTCGGCACCCTGCCCGACGCGGACCGGCCCAGCCTGCGCGCGGCGGCCTCGCTGCGCGCCCCCTGGTTCGAGGTCTCCTGCTGCCCGACCAACGTGGCCCGCACCCTGGCCAGCCTGACCGCGTACGTGGCGACGGCCGACGACGAGGGCCTGCAGCTGCACCAGTACGTCCCCGGAGCGGTCCGGCACCGCCGCGCCGACGGGCGCGAGCTGTGCGTGACGATCGAGACCGACTACCCGCGCGACGGCGAGATCCGGGTGCGTGTCGACAGTGACGACGACCAGCCGTGGGCGCTGTCGCTGCGGGTGCCCGGCTGGGCGGGCAAGGGCGCGACCATCATCGTCGACGGGCAGACCCGGCCGGTCGCACCGGGCGTCGTGACCGAGCGGCGCACCTGGCGGCGCGGCGACGAGGTGGTGCTGTGCCTGCCGATGGCCCCCCGTTTCACGTACCCGGACCCGCGCATCGACGCGGTCCGCGGCTGCGTGGCGGTCGAGCGGGGTCCGGTCGTCTTCGCCCTGGAGTCCGTCGACGTGCCGGGCGTGGGGACCGTCGACGAGCTAAGGGTCGACACCAGCGAGCCGCCCCGCCTCGCGGACGGCCGGGTCACCGTGCGCTGTCACCAGGTGCGCCCGCACGACCACACCTGGCCGTACCGGACCGACCCGGCCGAGGCCAGGCCCGCGGCGGGCGCGGAGCTCGACGCGGTGCCCCTCGTGGAGTACCACGCCTGGGCCAACCGCGGCCCTTCCACGATGCGCGTCTGGATCCCCACCACCCATGAGGCGCGACACCCGTGTTAG
- a CDS encoding Ig-like domain-containing protein: protein MPSPANAASPILPGNEGDVGVYTDGLSHVMEIGDPAYSNTGDVVNQLNPGVPFTAGSMHQSIFDKDLAAGGTDYYLDRILGVPGTIGSAVLMTRGRSLYMRGASNSNFTVMGFAGSAYVGGPNNLGNLYTVTVPGQTVTEVNANRFNAPSHAKSRYTIGTTGVTADQTKFITYDNVAVTAITFNNPGGSAATFTVRAASPLATQAGEGGAELTGTRVITSGANNGLVDTAWDTIRTSLTGSGFTRSGTNLDREVTVPAGGSLALSVVGAVSSATLPRTVEAYHRYAALPPAEAVRTGITAFNRQWAQDVPYIDVPDPALEKAIVYRWWGERYNSLDANASGYAYQYPTTIEGVNLYQNSVALTQPMHLQDTKWLRTPYLPYGQILNIGELSGSSAFLDSPGHTSWNNHYSQYIGTAGLEAYNVHGGGKDVASKFAHYFEGDGAGQLEHYDGNNDKLIAYDTNYMPGNDADAITFGFPKANAGAPGARTIERPESAYVWGAFDAARQLYQIGGAEQAKVDQMAASANGIRDAVLGRLWSPDTRMFLAGTSHGATSAATSNGRANPLPESARTLIPSKESNLYDVYAQNLIPFDQWQTYVDGFRFLTYGDNFPIFPFYTANQYDRAAYGIGGSNNFSNINFTVQYRGVRSALRHYDPEQKYINPAYAKRLLDWMAWSIYPNADLRAPNQAEYYSNWNPTAKTYNRNNPNHVMLGNMNYIFIEDMAGIQPRSDDKIELWPITFGYDHFMANNLRYHGQDVTIVWDPDGTKYGLGAGYSLFVNGQKKVTTDKLGKLTYDPKTNQVQAESGLTVTFTAATGSDFPSAVDTPIQDDRVVSYLKTAGIDLTEDAPNLAKGAALSSSYTQQGVRPTPWRLFHTPGNSSTAMNYTPGAIKETERPVALAAVTDGVTANEPYWGNYGTADKNGYVELDLGSARSFDNVKVTFVSDRQAGGYREPARWWIQVPDGSGGWKEVPGQFKNPTVPAAKFNEALFGPVTSNKVRVAFTNNPTFFTAISEIQVFNSGRDVPPVSNQAPVVTAVRDGSQDGNLSTRLVGTAADDGVPYDSELTYGWETVSKPANAGVIFADQDALTTRVTGTVAGDYVFRFFANDGEKRTEATVSVTLAEKEVTAEFGSSAAISTSGTVAWENHQRVSEPTTPSSSNPGAGNGWGNWNLPQNGSSLERQAWIQYRWTAPVRLSSTDIYWYDDNGGTRRPTATTYVIESSNDGTTWTPVTLAGGSTYADGLATNAYNRLTFEPITTTHLRVRIFGLMAGGAGTGVLRWRANGETVDSVRSPVLIRTTVGEVPALPAELDGVYASGERGKVAFNWQQITPEMVAEVNTDPFVVYGTNDAYGLIAEARVYVRPETAQDGISIQGAESFTQKVEVGELPYLPDRVEVSYNDGSRDNQAIGVDWQFDESVVDTEGRYTVIGNLILPDYVSEAGTTQTTLTLTVGDPPETPAWDVTVTARTQCTGTNVYLAVNARNDETVPLTIELVTPYGTRKVDNVAPGKSAYQAFNTRLRTVPAGTATVKVTGTVNGQPVTAQIPAQFGALNCG, encoded by the coding sequence GTGCCGTCCCCCGCGAACGCCGCCAGCCCCATCCTCCCCGGCAACGAGGGCGACGTCGGGGTATACACCGACGGCCTCAGCCACGTGATGGAAATCGGAGACCCGGCGTACAGCAACACCGGCGACGTCGTCAACCAGCTCAACCCCGGCGTACCCTTCACGGCCGGCAGCATGCACCAGTCCATCTTCGACAAGGACCTGGCGGCCGGCGGCACCGACTACTACCTCGACCGGATCCTGGGCGTGCCGGGCACCATCGGCTCGGCCGTCCTGATGACCCGCGGGCGCTCCCTCTACATGCGCGGCGCGAGCAACAGCAACTTCACCGTCATGGGCTTCGCGGGCAGCGCCTACGTGGGCGGCCCCAACAACCTCGGCAACCTCTACACGGTGACCGTTCCTGGGCAGACGGTCACCGAAGTGAACGCCAACCGCTTCAACGCACCGAGCCACGCCAAGAGCCGCTACACGATCGGCACCACCGGCGTCACCGCGGACCAGACGAAGTTCATCACGTACGACAACGTCGCGGTCACCGCGATCACCTTCAACAACCCCGGCGGCTCCGCGGCCACCTTCACCGTGCGCGCCGCCTCGCCGCTGGCCACCCAGGCCGGCGAGGGCGGCGCCGAGCTGACCGGCACCCGGGTCATCACCAGCGGCGCCAACAACGGCCTCGTCGACACCGCGTGGGACACCATCCGGACCAGCCTGACCGGCAGCGGGTTCACCCGCAGCGGCACCAACCTCGACCGCGAGGTCACCGTGCCGGCCGGCGGCTCGCTCGCGCTGTCGGTCGTGGGCGCGGTCTCCTCGGCCACGCTGCCCAGGACCGTCGAGGCGTACCACCGGTACGCCGCGCTGCCGCCCGCCGAGGCGGTGCGCACCGGCATCACGGCGTTCAACCGCCAGTGGGCGCAGGACGTGCCGTACATCGACGTGCCCGACCCGGCGCTGGAGAAGGCGATCGTCTACCGCTGGTGGGGCGAGCGCTACAACAGCCTCGACGCCAACGCCTCCGGCTACGCCTACCAGTACCCCACGACGATCGAGGGGGTGAACCTCTACCAGAACTCCGTGGCGCTGACCCAGCCGATGCACCTGCAGGACACCAAGTGGCTGCGCACGCCGTACCTGCCGTACGGGCAGATCCTCAACATCGGCGAGCTCTCCGGCTCCTCGGCGTTCCTGGACAGCCCCGGCCACACCAGCTGGAACAACCACTACTCGCAGTACATCGGCACGGCCGGGCTCGAGGCGTACAACGTGCACGGCGGCGGCAAGGACGTCGCCAGCAAGTTCGCCCACTACTTCGAGGGCGACGGCGCCGGCCAGCTCGAGCACTACGACGGCAACAACGACAAGCTCATCGCGTACGACACCAACTACATGCCGGGCAACGACGCCGACGCCATCACCTTCGGCTTCCCGAAGGCCAACGCCGGCGCGCCCGGCGCGCGGACCATCGAGCGCCCGGAGTCGGCGTACGTGTGGGGCGCGTTCGACGCCGCCCGCCAGCTGTACCAGATCGGCGGCGCCGAGCAGGCCAAGGTGGACCAGATGGCCGCCAGCGCCAACGGCATCCGCGACGCGGTCCTCGGCCGCCTGTGGAGCCCGGACACGCGGATGTTCCTCGCCGGCACCTCGCACGGCGCCACCAGCGCGGCGACCTCCAACGGCCGGGCCAACCCGCTGCCGGAGTCGGCCCGCACGCTGATCCCGTCGAAGGAGTCGAACCTCTACGACGTCTACGCCCAGAACCTCATCCCGTTCGACCAGTGGCAGACGTACGTCGACGGCTTCCGCTTCCTGACCTACGGCGACAACTTCCCGATCTTCCCGTTCTACACGGCCAACCAGTACGACCGGGCCGCCTACGGGATCGGCGGGTCGAACAACTTCTCGAACATCAACTTCACCGTGCAGTACCGCGGTGTCCGCTCGGCGCTGCGCCACTACGACCCCGAGCAGAAGTACATCAACCCGGCCTACGCCAAGCGCCTGCTGGACTGGATGGCCTGGAGCATCTACCCGAACGCGGACCTGCGCGCGCCGAACCAGGCGGAGTACTACTCCAACTGGAACCCGACGGCGAAGACCTACAACCGCAACAACCCGAACCACGTGATGCTCGGCAACATGAACTACATCTTCATCGAGGACATGGCCGGCATCCAGCCGCGTTCCGATGACAAGATCGAGCTCTGGCCGATCACGTTCGGGTACGACCACTTCATGGCCAACAACCTGCGCTACCACGGCCAGGACGTGACCATCGTCTGGGACCCGGACGGCACGAAGTACGGCCTCGGCGCGGGCTACAGCCTGTTCGTCAACGGCCAGAAGAAGGTCACCACCGACAAGCTCGGCAAGCTCACCTACGACCCGAAGACCAACCAGGTCCAGGCCGAGAGCGGGCTCACCGTCACCTTCACCGCCGCGACCGGCAGCGACTTCCCGAGCGCGGTGGACACCCCGATCCAGGACGACCGCGTCGTGTCGTACCTCAAGACGGCCGGCATCGACCTGACCGAGGACGCGCCGAACCTGGCCAAGGGCGCCGCCCTCAGCTCGTCCTACACCCAGCAGGGCGTGCGGCCGACGCCGTGGCGGCTGTTCCACACGCCGGGCAACAGCAGCACCGCGATGAACTACACGCCGGGCGCCATCAAGGAGACCGAACGCCCGGTCGCGCTGGCCGCCGTGACCGACGGCGTCACCGCCAACGAGCCCTACTGGGGCAACTACGGCACCGCGGACAAGAACGGCTACGTCGAGCTCGACCTGGGCTCGGCCAGGTCCTTCGACAACGTGAAGGTGACGTTCGTCAGCGACCGGCAGGCCGGCGGCTACCGCGAGCCGGCGCGCTGGTGGATCCAGGTGCCGGACGGCAGCGGCGGCTGGAAGGAGGTGCCGGGCCAGTTCAAGAACCCGACCGTTCCGGCGGCGAAGTTCAACGAGGCGCTCTTCGGGCCGGTCACCTCGAACAAGGTGCGCGTCGCGTTCACGAACAACCCGACGTTCTTCACCGCGATCTCCGAGATCCAGGTGTTCAACTCGGGTCGCGACGTACCGCCGGTCTCCAACCAGGCGCCGGTCGTCACCGCCGTCCGCGACGGCTCGCAGGACGGCAACCTGTCCACCCGGCTGGTCGGCACGGCCGCCGACGACGGCGTGCCGTACGACAGCGAGCTCACCTACGGCTGGGAGACCGTCTCCAAGCCGGCGAACGCGGGCGTCATCTTCGCCGACCAGGACGCGCTCACGACCCGGGTGACCGGCACGGTCGCCGGCGACTACGTGTTCCGGTTCTTCGCAAACGACGGCGAGAAGCGGACCGAGGCGACGGTGTCCGTGACGCTCGCCGAGAAGGAGGTCACGGCCGAGTTCGGCTCGTCCGCGGCGATCAGCACCAGCGGCACCGTGGCGTGGGAAAACCACCAGCGGGTCAGCGAGCCGACGACGCCGAGCAGCTCCAACCCGGGGGCCGGCAACGGCTGGGGCAACTGGAACCTGCCGCAGAACGGCAGCAGCCTCGAGCGGCAGGCGTGGATCCAGTACAGGTGGACCGCGCCGGTGCGGCTGTCGTCGACGGACATCTACTGGTACGACGACAACGGCGGCACCCGGCGGCCCACGGCCACGACGTACGTGATCGAGTCCTCGAACGACGGCACCACCTGGACCCCGGTCACCCTCGCCGGCGGCTCGACGTACGCCGACGGCCTCGCCACCAACGCGTACAACCGCCTCACCTTCGAACCGATCACGACCACGCACCTGCGCGTCCGCATCTTCGGCCTGATGGCCGGCGGCGCGGGCACGGGCGTGCTGCGCTGGCGGGCCAACGGCGAGACCGTCGACTCGGTCCGCTCGCCGGTGCTGATCCGGACCACGGTCGGCGAGGTGCCGGCGCTGCCGGCCGAGCTCGACGGCGTCTACGCCAGCGGCGAGCGGGGCAAGGTCGCGTTCAACTGGCAGCAGATCACGCCGGAGATGGTGGCCGAGGTCAACACCGACCCGTTCGTGGTCTACGGCACGAACGACGCGTACGGGCTGATCGCCGAGGCGCGCGTCTACGTGCGGCCGGAGACGGCGCAGGACGGCATCTCCATCCAGGGCGCCGAGAGCTTCACGCAGAAGGTCGAGGTCGGCGAGCTGCCGTACCTGCCGGACAGGGTGGAGGTCTCGTACAACGACGGGTCGCGGGACAACCAGGCCATCGGCGTCGACTGGCAGTTCGACGAGAGCGTCGTGGACACCGAAGGCCGGTACACCGTCATCGGCAACCTCATCCTGCCCGACTACGTCAGCGAGGCCGGCACCACGCAGACCACGCTGACGCTCACCGTGGGCGACCCGCCGGAGACCCCGGCGTGGGACGTCACGGTCACGGCGCGCACCCAGTGCACGGGCACGAACGTGTACCTCGCGGTCAACGCCCGCAACGACGAGACCGTCCCGCTCACGATCGAGCTGGTCACGCCGTACGGCACCCGCAAGGTGGACAACGTCGCCCCGGGCAAGTCCGCCTACCAGGCGTTCAACACCCGGCTCAGGACGGTGCCGGCCGGTACCGCGACGGTGAAGGTCACCGGAACCGTCAACGGCCAGCCGGTCACGGCGCAGATCCCCGCGCAGTTCGGCGCACTCAACTGCGGCTGA